The Dendropsophus ebraccatus isolate aDenEbr1 chromosome 3, aDenEbr1.pat, whole genome shotgun sequence genome includes a region encoding these proteins:
- the LOC138787117 gene encoding cytochrome P450 1A1-like yields MASDIYHVLVDLLSFDVTALLIASTFLLIWGLHRKRRPSLPGPWALPIFGNFFQIGDQAHISLTEMRKTYGDVFLIKLGMMPVVVVSGFETVKQVLGKQGEHFANRPNLYSFSLLADGKSMTFSERYGETWKIHKKIMRNALRTLSKSEADSLNCCRLEEYVCAEASDLVNAMQQLSKDHGSFDPSPLIVLTVANVVCSLCFGKRYSHDDKEFLRIIEFDNDIRKLSGSGLLADFIPLFKFFPSTGLNELKKFVRSFNDFIAKAVEDHYGSHDENNIRDITDALIKLCNDRNIMDKNYKLSNEQIISTVNDIFGAGFDTISSALLWCMLYLLKYPEMQEKILNEIDGIIGTNRSPRFEDRKDLHYTEAFINEVLRHSSFVPFTIPHCTTVNTSLNGYFLPKNTSVFINMYQVNHDQTVWRDADLFIPERFLNQHGHINKSLIDKVFIFGMGVRKCVGEDVARSEMFIFLTSILQHLKLVRDPKHDVDLTPVFGLTMKPKPYSLKIEIRL; encoded by the exons ATGGCATCAG ATATTTATCACGTGCTGGTAGACCTGCTATCATTCGATGTGACTGCTCTTCTAATTGCCTCTACATTTTTACTTATTTGGGGATTGCACAGAAAACGGAGACCATCTTTGCCAGGACCATGGGCATTACCTATATTTGGAAACTTTTTTCAAATTGGAGACCAAGCTCATATATCCCTTACAGAAATGAGGAAAACGTATGGAGATGTGTTCCTGATTAAACTAGGCATGATGCCAGTGGTGGTTGTCAGTGGTTTTGAGACAGTGAAACAAGTTCTTGGTAAACAAGGAGAACATTTTGCTAACAGGCCCAACTTGTATTCTTTTTCTCTACTGGCTGATGGGAAAAGTATGACATTTTCAGAGAGGTATGGTGAAACCTGGAAAATTCATAAGAAGATTATGAGAAATGCTTTAAGGACACTGTCCAAATCAGAAGCAGATTCCCTGAATTGCTGTCGACTTGAAGAATATGTGTGTGCTGAAGCATCAGACTTAGTTAATGCAATGCAACAGCTGTCTAAGGATCATGGGAGCTTTGACCCCTCCCCTTTAATAGTTTTGACCGTTGCTAATGTGGTATGCTCCCTGTGCTTTGGTAAGAGGTATAGCCATGATGACAAGGAGTTTCTCCGCATTATTGAGTTTGATAATGATATCCGAAAATTATCAGGGTCGGGACTTCTGGCTGATTTTATTCCACTCTTCAAGTTTTTTCCATCAACAGGTTTAAATGAGCTGAAAAAATTTGTACGATCATTTAATGATTTTATAGCTAAAGCCGTAGAAGATCATTATGGATCTCATGATGAG AACAACATCAGAGACATAACAGATGCCCTCATAAAACTGTGCAATGACAGAAATATCATGGATAAAAATTACAAACTAAGCAATGAGCAGATTATATCTACGGTGAATGACATCTTCGGTGCAG GATTTGACACCATTTCTTCTGCATTACTATGGTGTATGTTGTACTTGTTAAAGTATCCAGAAATGCAAGAAAAAATTCTGAATGAAATTG ATGGTATTATTGGAACTAACAGATCACCCAGATTTGAAGATAGAAAAGATTTGCATTACACTGAGGCATTTATCAATGAAGTTCTAAGACATTCATCTTTTGTACCATTCACAATCCCACattg TACTACTGTGAATACCAGCCTTAATGGATATTTCCTTCCAAAAAACACCTCAGTATTTATAAACATGTACCAAGTAAATCATGACCA GACCGTGTGGAGAGATGCCGACCTGTTCATCCCAGAAAGGTTTCTTAATCAGCATGGACatattaataaaagtttaattGACAAGGTGTTCATTTTTGGCATGGGAGTCCGAAAATGCGTAGGAGAAGATGTTGCTCGTAGTGAAATGTTTATTTTTCTCACATCTATTTTGCAGCATCTTAAATTAGTCAGGGACCCTAAACATGATGTCGATCTAACTCCAGTCTTTGGACTAACTATGAAACCAAAGCCTTATAGCCTAAAAATTGAAATTAGGCTATAG